Proteins encoded by one window of Melopsittacus undulatus isolate bMelUnd1 chromosome 21, bMelUnd1.mat.Z, whole genome shotgun sequence:
- the LOC101878595 gene encoding twist-related protein 2-like, with the protein MKEENPYPGSPEGSADEDEGERAPRKCPRKRGPGGEEPQGKRGKRSPAPQPPEDAHAQRVIANVRERQRTQSLNDAFAELRKIIPTLPSDKLSKIQTLKLAARYIDFLCQVLQSDELDHKVASCNFLAHERLSYAFSVWRMEGAWSMSASH; encoded by the coding sequence ATGAAGGAGGAGAACCCATACCCGGGGTCCCCCGAGGGCAGCGCGGACGAGGACGAGGGCGAGCGGGCGCCCAGGAAATGCCCCCGCAAGCGTGGGCCGGGGGGCGAGGAGCCGCAGGGCAAGCGGGGCAAGCGCAGCCCCGCGCCGCAGCCGCCGGAGGATGCCCATGCCCAGCGTGTCATTGCCAACGTGCGCGAGCGCCAGCGAACCCAGTCCCTCAATGATGCCTTCGCTGAGCTGCGTAAGATCATCCCCACTCTGCCCTCGGATAAGCTGAGCAAGATCCAGACCCTCAAGTTGGCCGCGCGTTACATTGACTTCCTGTGCCAGGTGCTGCAGAGCGATGAGCTGGACCACAAGGTCGCCAGCTGCAACTTCCTGGCCCACGAGAGGCTCAGCTATGCCTTCTCCGTCTGGAGGATGGAAGGGGCTTG